In the genome of Candidatus Hydrogenedentota bacterium, the window TCGTGACGTCAAACGACAGGACAGGCCCGCCGGTCAGGAGGCGCGACGCGGGGGATAGTGGCGTTGGTGACGGCGAATCTACTCCACGAAGCGTCCTCGCGAGGCGACCCTGTCCCTACGCATGTGTCCCTACGCGATGTAGTTCAACAGCGCGTCGGCGACCTGGCCTTTGCTGCCGTCGTTCTTGAGGTAGGAGGCAATCTGGGTGATTCGATTGCCGCCGGCGGCATTCTGGTCCACATCGCGATAGTTGAGCAGGATTTCGTCGATGCCCGCATCCGCGAGCCCGATCAGTTCACCGGCTTCGGTCTGGCCGTTACCGTTGTCTTTGAAAAGTTTCAGCTCGTTGAATATGGCGTCATTGCGGTTGATCGTGCCGTCGCCGTTCAGATCGAATTTGCGGAGTTCCTCGAAACCATTGCGCGCGCCATGCTGCTCGCCGAATAGCTCCAAGCCGCTGTTGATCCGGCCATCCTTATTGCGATCAAGGGCGAGGAAGGCGTCGCCACCATTTACAAAAGCCGTCTGCTGGGCGCGCCCGGTGCCCATGAGGTCGAAGCGCGCGCCCTGCCGGTAGTTGCTGAGTTCGACACCGTCATTGTCCAGATCGAATACGATGGGGTCGCCCTGCTGCACTTGGGTTTCGGTGGTGGTGACGGAAGCGCTGAATTCAAACTTGAATTCGAGCTGCACGGAGGTGGACTGTGCGGTCGTTCCCGATTTGCCCGATTGACCGGCGGCGTTGCCCAGGCCCGGGGCCGCGCCAAAGTCGCCCGAGAGGGCCTCCAGGAAGCCGGACACGAATTCATTGAAGAGTTCGTCCAGGGATTCGGCGTTGAAGGCGCCATCCGTGCCGTCCAGTTGGGAAAAGAACTGATTGATAAACTCGTCCGCTTCGCCCAGCAACTTCTCGGTGGCGGCGAGCAATTTGTCCATGAGCTCGTTGGAGCCATTCGCCCCCTCGGCGGTCTTTGCGAAGCCGTTCAGCGCCGCGCCGGAGATGGAAAGGGAGAACTCGAATCGCGTGGAGATTTCGCGGCTGGCCGCATAGAGGGAGGTCTGGCGTTCGCCGTCGAGGTTTTCGCCCGCCTTCTCCGTGCGCTGCTGGAAGAGGGCCAGTTCCTCGAAGCGCGTCTCCTCGAAGAAGTCAAAGGTGAGCTGGGTTGTCTCAAGCGAGGCGCCCGAGCCGCCCTCGGCCCCGCCCTGGCCCAGTTTAAGCTGGGTGGAAGAGAGTTGCAGCGAGAGGGATTGCCGGGTTTCCAGGGAGCGGTAGACCGCCCCTTCAAACGCTTCCGTGAGGGCCTGTTCCTGGTTGGGTTGGACTAGGGCGGCATCCCGTTGCGGGGCGGGACGTGAAGGAAGGAGTGCGGCAGCGGTACCGCTCCCTGGAAAGTTGGAAAATCGGGGGGCATAGTTGCTTGCCAGAGAGGATAGCGCAATGGTTCCCATGTGTATAGTCTCCTCAATGGAAGAGTGAGTCTTAAAATCCGTCGCAAACCGTTTATCGGCGGATCGGGGCGATTCTTTAGCCCAAATACAGCGGCGAGGTGAGCCGGGGGGCCGATTTCCGGTATACTCCCCCCTCAACCCCCTGAAAGTAGAGCCCGAGTGACCCTTCTCACCCGTTATACCCTCCGACAGATCTGGATCCCCGCCCTGATGGCCGCCGTGGTCATCAGTTTTGTCGTATTGCTCGGGACCATCGGCGAAGAGGTTCAGAACCTGCTGGAAAAGCTGCCGGTCGCCCAGCTTACCGTCCTCGACATTTCCCGTATTTCCCTCTACTCCCTGCCCTCGCTCGCCGGACTCATCGTGCCCGTGACCTTCCTGCTGGGCATCATGATGGCCTTCGGACGGATGGCCCAGACCAGCGAGTTGACCGCCGCGAAGGCCGCCGGCATCCCCCTGCGCCGCCTGGTGCTCCCGATTGTGGCCACCGGGGCCATTGTCAGTGCCGCCTCCTTCTTCCTGCTCGATCAAGCTCAGCCCTGGGCCTTTCAGCGCCTGTCTTATCTTATAGGCAGTGAACTGCCCCTGCGCGTCACGCTGGATACGGTCCCCACCGGGGTGATGCACGAATACGGTGGCTGGCGGGTCTACATCGGCAGCCGCGATGCGGATCGAACCCTGCACAACGTGATCGTGCTCCAGGAACGGGAGCAGAATATTCATGCCCACTATGCCAAGTCGGCCCGGGTTATCGACGAAAACGGTGTCGCGCGCCTCGAAATGAAGGACGTCTGGCCGATCCAGGAAAATCAGATGACGGTCAATGTGGAGTCTTCCCGGATCACCCTGCCCCGCCTCCAGACCTTCGAGCGGGAAGGACAGCGCCAGGGGTGGACCCTGGCCCGCCTGCTCCACGAAGAGGGCGTACTTCGAGAGACCGCCAAAGCGGGCAACAAAGTTATAAAAGTGGAACTGGCCAAGGTCCGCAGCGAGATCGGCGACCGGCTTGCCTTTCCCCTCATGTGTCTCGCGGTCAGTGTGGTTGCGGCGCCTGTTGGCGCGCGGGCCCGCCGTTCCGGGCGCTCCTTCACCTTTTCCAGCGGCCTGATCATTGTTGTGGCCTATTTTGTACTCCGGTCGATGCTCAACGGAATCCTCGGCACCGTTGCCGAAGCCGCCATCATGAAGGGCGGCGAATTGCCGGATTTGACCGTGGTGGTCCTTCTTTCCCAGGTGCCAAATCTGGCCCTCAT includes:
- a CDS encoding LptF/LptG family permease gives rise to the protein MTLLTRYTLRQIWIPALMAAVVISFVVLLGTIGEEVQNLLEKLPVAQLTVLDISRISLYSLPSLAGLIVPVTFLLGIMMAFGRMAQTSELTAAKAAGIPLRRLVLPIVATGAIVSAASFFLLDQAQPWAFQRLSYLIGSELPLRVTLDTVPTGVMHEYGGWRVYIGSRDADRTLHNVIVLQEREQNIHAHYAKSARVIDENGVARLEMKDVWPIQENQMTVNVESSRITLPRLQTFEREGQRQGWTLARLLHEEGVLRETAKAGNKVIKVELAKVRSEIGDRLAFPLMCLAVSVVAAPVGARARRSGRSFTFSSGLIIVVAYFVLRSMLNGILGTVAEAAIMKGGELPDLTVVVLLSQVPNLALIGVGLLFLWRVDRV